One Chaetodon trifascialis isolate fChaTrf1 chromosome 13, fChaTrf1.hap1, whole genome shotgun sequence DNA segment encodes these proteins:
- the cd74b gene encoding CD74 molecule, major histocompatibility complex, class II invariant chain b: MSDPETQSQPLIGSQAAINVPSAQNGRSSRAYKVAGLTLLACVLIAGQAMIAYFLLSQRSDIRSLEEQNDNLKTELTRGRSGQGAKFSSVVDAVPVRMHVPMKALPALMDDSVDEEASTGVPEKPDIGQVTNCQLEAAGLKAVQVPGFRPSCDERGLYQAKQCYGDLCWCVNPANGMTVPGSVNKNSASCSQAVVAGSMSNVFAA; this comes from the exons ATGTCGGACCCCGAGACCCAAAGCCAGCCGCTCATTGGAAGTCAGGCAGCCATCAATGTGCCATCGGCACAGAA CGGCCGCTCCTCCCGGGCCTATAAGGTGGCAGGTTTGACCCTGTTGGCCTGTGTCCTGATTGCGGGTCAGGCCATGATCGCCTACTTCCTCCTCAGCCAGAGGAGCGACATCAGATCCCTGGAGGAGCAGAACGACAACCTGAAGACTGAGCTGACGAGGGGAAGATCTGGTCAGGGGGCCAAGTTCAGCTCAG TTGTAGATGCTGTTCCTGTGAGGATGCACGTGCCCATGAAGGCCCTTCCTGCGCTGATGGACGACTCAGTGGACGAG GAGGCTTCCACTGGAGTCCCAGAAAAACCAG aCATTGGGCAGGTTACTAACTGCCAGCTGGAGGCCGCAGGTTTGAAGGCTGTGCAGGTGCCAGGTTTCCGCCCCAGCTGTGACGAGCGCGGCCTCTACCAGGCCAAGCAGTGCTACGGGGACCTCTGCTGGTGCGTGAACCCAGCCAACGGGATGACGGTCCCTGGCTCTGTGAACAAGAACTCAGCCAGTTGCAGTCAAGCTGTTGTCGCAG gCAGCATGAGCAACGTTTTCGCTGCCTGA
- the LOC139341760 gene encoding SLC35A4 upstream open reading frame protein-like: MANDKSPLGQLKDLVELKDQLEDIQRRVEDEIQAGVPPGGSLLASPFLKGFLAGYIVARLRSSALMGVAVGTCTGIYAAQNYAVPNIENTVKDYIRNLRGGQK; encoded by the exons AGTCCTCTAGGCCAGCTCAAGGACCTGGTGGAGCTTAAGGACCAGCTGGAAGACATCCAGAGACGGGTGGAGGATGAGATACAGGCTGGGGTTCCTCCG GGAGGTAGTCTGCTGGCGTCTCCTTTCCTGAAGGGCTTTCTGGCCGGGTACATTGTTGCAAGGCTACGCTCCTCAGCGTTAATGGGTGTCGCTGTAGGAACGTGCACAGGAATCTATGCAGCACAAAATTATGCCGTTCCCAACATTGAAAACACCGTCAAAGACTACATACGCAAcctgagaggaggacaaaaatga